One stretch of Arachis hypogaea cultivar Tifrunner chromosome 20, arahy.Tifrunner.gnm2.J5K5, whole genome shotgun sequence DNA includes these proteins:
- the LOC112783337 gene encoding neryl diphosphate diphosphatase, chloroplastic produces MDILYANQTVMLKEAKQVMKKVISEDPMESLYMVDLIQRLGIEHHFQEDIEAALEKQHFIVSTDPIDFFQSHQLDNVALSFRLLRQGGYSLNADIFERLKKNKVQLREAYGEDVKSLIAVHEAAQLSIGEEDISLEDSGRLCRELLHSWLQSRHHHHHEAQYVAISLQQPLHHNLPRFMDKTILLRNFKPDKESVCFMELAEINSSIVRLMNQHEALQVSKWWKGEAMSKEPTFGGYEALKWYMWPMACFTDPSFSEQRIELTKCISLVYLIDDIFDVYGTLDQLILFTDAVKRWELVGTEQLPEFMKICLRALYKITNDFAEKVYKKQGLNPIDTVKNSWIRLSNAFLEERHWLNSGELPKTEEYLKHAVVSTGVHVVLVHAFFLLHQNITHKSLAIFDDFPNIIYSVAKILRLSDDLEGYKNKNETGFDGSYIECYMREHQEVSAEDAQKHVEELISMEWKRLNRQVVLSTDHQFSSSYTKFCLNAARMVPLMYHYRTNPSLSNLHQYVKSIAKCQ; encoded by the exons ATG GATATTTTATATGCAAATCAAACTGTAATGCTGAAGGAGGCTAAGCAAGTAATGAAGAAAGTTATTAGCGAGGATCCGATGGAGAGTTTGTACATGGTTGACTTAATCCAAAGGCTTGGCATTGAACACCACTTTCAAGAGGACATTGAAGCTGCACTTGAGAAGCAACATTTCATAGTGAGCACAGATCCCATTGATTTTTTCCAAAGCCATCAACTTGACAATGTTGCACTCTCCTTCCGTTTACTCAGACAAGGAGGTTATTCCCTTAATGCAG ATATATTtgagaggttgaagaagaacaaAGTGCAGTTGAGAGAAGCATATGGTGAAGATGTGAAGAGTCTCATAGCGGTACATGAAGCAGCGCAGCTAAGCATTGGAGAAGAAGATATTTCTCTTGAGGATTCGGGGCGCCTCTGCCGCGAGCTTCTTCATTCATGGCTGCAGTCaaggcatcatcatcatcatgaagctcaATATGTTGCAATCTCTCTCCAGCAACCACTTCATCACAACCTGCCTAGATTCATGGACAAAACCATTTTGCTTAGGAATTTCAAGCCCGACAAGGAATCTGTGTGTTTTATGGAACTTGCAGAAATCAATTCCTCCATAGTTAGGCTCATGAACCAGCATGAAGCCCTTCAAGTTTCAAA ATGGTGGAAAGGGGAAGCTATGTCGAAGGAGCCGACATTTGGAGGGTATGAAGCTCTAAAATGGTACATGTGGCCCATGGCGTGCTTCACAGATCCGAGCTTTTCAGAGCAAAGGATTGAGCTCACGAAATGCATCTCGCTAGTATACCTAATTGATGACATTTTCGATGTTTATGGCACGTTGGATCAGCTAATTCTATTTACTGATGCGGTCAAGAG GTGGGAATTGGTGGGAACAGAGCAGCTTCCAGAATTCATGAAAATTTGTCTGCGTGCTCTTTATAAAATTACCAACGATTTCGCTGAAAAAGTCTACAAAAAGCAAGGATTGAATCCCATAGATACTGTTAAAAATTCG TGGATACGACTATCGAATGCGTTCTTGGAAGAGAGACATTGGTTGAATTCTGGTGAACTGCCAAAGACAGAGGAGTACCTGAAGCATGCAGTTGTAAGCACAGGAGTGCACGTGGTGCTTGTCCAtgcatttttccttttgcatcaaaATATAACACACAAATCTCTAGCAATTTTTGACGACTTTCCAAACATTATATACTCCGTGGCCAAAATCCTTCGACTTAGTGATGATTTAGAAGGATACAAG AACAAAAATGAAACGGGGTTTGATGGGTCATACATTGAGTGCTACATGAGAGAACATCAAGAGGTTTCAGCTGAAGACGCACAAAAGCATGTTGAGGAGCTGATTTCAATGGAATGGAAACGTCTCAATAGACAAGTAGTGTTGAGCACAGATCaccaattttcatcttcatataCCAAATTCTGCTTGAATGCTGCTAGAATGGTCCCTCTAATGTACCATTACCGCACCAATCCAAGCCTTTCCAACCTGCATCAATATGTCAAGTCTATTGCCAAATGCCAATAA